One Leptolyngbyaceae cyanobacterium genomic window carries:
- the arfB gene encoding alternative ribosome rescue aminoacyl-tRNA hydrolase ArfB, translating into MLQISRTVAIPEDEIEMSAVRSQGAGGQNVNKVATAIHLRFDIIASSLPDRYKERLLKLNDQRLTKEGVIVIKAQEHRTQEQNREEALQRLQDLIKSAIAVPKPRKKSKPTRSSQQKRLDSKTKRSQIKTLRSKVTDD; encoded by the coding sequence ATGTTGCAAATTTCTAGAACAGTCGCTATTCCAGAAGATGAGATCGAAATGAGTGCCGTTCGCTCTCAGGGAGCCGGGGGGCAAAATGTCAATAAGGTGGCGACGGCAATTCATCTACGTTTTGATATAATCGCTTCTTCATTACCCGATCGCTACAAAGAGCGGCTGTTGAAATTGAACGACCAACGCCTTACCAAAGAAGGTGTGATTGTCATTAAAGCCCAAGAACATCGCACTCAAGAACAGAATCGAGAAGAAGCATTGCAACGATTGCAAGATTTGATTAAAAGTGCGATCGCAGTTCCCAAACCTCGAAAAAAGAGTAAACCAACGCGCAGTTCTCAACAGAAACGTCTGGATAGCAAAACTAAGCGATCGCAAATCAAAACTCTGCGCTCTAAAGTCACTGATGACTGA
- a CDS encoding GNAT family N-acetyltransferase: MKSTIRIVDYTNEHRWGIRRILERIGWAEQYIIASEHNADLFSQNSDIYNAYIAIHDDIAIGFIYVQFHVWNQLAQIEGLAVDPTYHRQGIATALVEKAEEFAHLKKARGIYVDTPISNVKGRSFYEAVGYHFAYAMPRYYEDDLDGVTYQKFF; this comes from the coding sequence ATGAAAAGTACAATAAGAATTGTCGATTACACAAACGAACATCGTTGGGGAATTCGCAGAATTCTCGAACGTATAGGTTGGGCAGAGCAATACATTATTGCCAGCGAACATAATGCCGATCTGTTCTCTCAAAATTCCGATATCTACAACGCATACATTGCTATTCACGACGATATAGCGATCGGATTTATCTACGTGCAATTCCACGTATGGAATCAACTGGCTCAAATTGAAGGATTGGCAGTCGATCCAACCTATCACAGACAAGGTATAGCAACAGCATTGGTAGAGAAAGCAGAAGAATTTGCACATCTCAAAAAGGCACGAGGCATTTATGTTGATACACCCATTTCTAATGTTAAAGGACGAAGTTTCTATGAAGCTGTTGGTTATCATTTTGCCTACGCTATGCCACGTTATTATGAAGACGATCTGGATGGAGTAACGTATCAAAAGTTTTTTTGA
- the ribE gene encoding riboflavin synthase — protein MFTGLIQSLGTIKLQGDDKLQISCAPHTADLILQDLAIGDSVAVDGVCLTVVEIYSGGFVADASPETLRRTTLERTQLENSWVNLETAVRVGSKLGGHFVTGHVDGIGVVQTIEQTANSWEISFRSPANIARYIIPKGSIAINGISLTVADCDREGSWFKVAVIPHTFAETNLCYLKIGNWVNLEGDILGKYIEKLLRSPSLQGNSSLEEITPNFLAEHGYL, from the coding sequence GTGTTTACAGGATTAATTCAAAGCTTAGGTACCATAAAATTGCAAGGTGACGATAAACTACAAATCTCTTGCGCTCCTCATACGGCAGATCTAATTTTACAAGATTTGGCAATTGGCGATAGTGTAGCGGTGGATGGAGTTTGTCTAACCGTAGTAGAAATTTACTCAGGGGGTTTTGTCGCTGATGCTTCCCCAGAAACCCTCCGAAGAACGACTTTAGAACGAACGCAGCTAGAAAATAGTTGGGTTAATTTAGAAACCGCCGTCCGAGTAGGTAGCAAGCTAGGGGGTCATTTCGTCACCGGTCACGTAGATGGGATCGGTGTGGTGCAAACTATAGAACAAACGGCAAATTCTTGGGAAATCAGTTTTAGATCCCCGGCAAACATCGCCCGTTATATTATTCCTAAAGGCAGCATTGCCATTAACGGGATTAGCTTGACTGTAGCAGATTGCGATCGCGAAGGCAGTTGGTTCAAAGTAGCCGTGATCCCTCACACTTTTGCCGAAACCAATCTCTGCTATTTGAAAATCGGTAATTGGGTAAATTTGGAAGGAGATATTTTAGGCAAATACATTGAAAAGTTGCTGCGTTCTCCCTCGCTTCAAGGAAACTCTTCATTAGAAGAAATTACGCCAAATTTCCTAGCAGAACACGGATATCTTTAA
- a CDS encoding YkgJ family cysteine cluster protein yields MNEAQKKLLALEESIEVRVQDIRASRDWWPCRRGCDRCCRQLAQPPELSLQEWVRIDEAVAALPASIRAEIEQKIDKLLVEIAENTVSSQVVCPYLDEREGACRIYEARPIACRTYGYFVARDGNDYCQIIENELSSRTDTATNIIWGNAESIRHEIEKNCGVSIPFDVHYQGLNSRSLGIA; encoded by the coding sequence ATGAACGAAGCACAAAAAAAATTACTCGCTCTCGAAGAGAGCATAGAAGTTCGCGTGCAGGATATTCGTGCTTCCCGTGACTGGTGGCCGTGTCGTCGGGGATGCGATCGATGTTGTCGTCAACTAGCACAACCTCCCGAACTTAGTTTACAGGAATGGGTGCGAATTGATGAAGCAGTGGCGGCACTACCTGCATCCATCCGTGCTGAAATCGAGCAGAAAATCGATAAACTTCTGGTAGAAATAGCAGAAAACACAGTTAGTTCACAGGTTGTTTGTCCCTATCTCGATGAACGTGAAGGTGCTTGTCGGATTTACGAAGCACGTCCGATTGCCTGTCGCACCTATGGCTATTTCGTTGCTCGCGATGGTAATGATTACTGCCAAATTATTGAAAATGAATTGTCTTCTCGTACCGATACTGCTACCAATATTATCTGGGGAAATGCCGAATCTATTCGCCATGAAATTGAAAAAAATTGTGGAGTATCGATTCCCTTTGATGTGCATTATCAGGGTTTGAATTCTCGATCGCTCGGAATTGCATAG
- a CDS encoding aldo/keto reductase codes for MRYRRFGKTNLHLSVLSLGTMRYLESPENAIQTIQQAVALGINHLETAQGYGKSEQYLGAAVRSGLGVERSQIHISTKITPQANPDTIRRHIDESLQRLDVDYIDCLAIHGLNTWEHLDLVKSHCIPAIEEALADGRIHHFGFSTHGPLEVILAAINTDLFSFVNLHYYYFFQRNAPAIQLAHAKDMGIFIISPADKGGLLYTPPITLKDLCDPFSPLELTYRFLLSDPRITTLSIGAANPQELAQPLSLADKDFPLTSLELAAFERLQNHQNKVLETSKCSQCYECLPCPENINIPEVLRLRNLAVGYDMNAYGKYRYQMFENAGHWFPGMKANRCTECGDCLPKCPENLDIPALLEDTHQRLKGSNGRRLWQD; via the coding sequence ATGCGATATCGGCGGTTCGGTAAAACTAATTTACATCTCTCAGTCTTGTCACTGGGAACCATGCGCTATTTGGAATCCCCAGAAAATGCCATTCAAACAATTCAGCAAGCTGTAGCATTAGGAATAAATCATTTAGAAACCGCGCAGGGATATGGCAAAAGCGAACAATATTTAGGGGCGGCTGTTCGATCGGGTTTGGGAGTTGAGCGATCGCAAATCCACATTAGCACCAAGATTACCCCCCAAGCTAACCCCGACACCATTCGCCGCCATATCGACGAATCCCTCCAGCGCCTAGATGTAGATTACATAGATTGTCTGGCAATTCATGGCTTAAACACCTGGGAACACTTAGACTTAGTAAAAAGTCACTGCATTCCAGCGATCGAAGAAGCACTAGCAGACGGCAGAATACATCACTTTGGCTTCTCCACCCACGGCCCTTTAGAAGTAATTTTAGCCGCTATCAACACCGATTTATTTTCCTTTGTCAACCTACATTATTACTATTTTTTCCAACGCAATGCCCCAGCAATTCAGCTAGCCCACGCAAAAGACATGGGCATTTTCATCATCTCACCAGCCGATAAAGGAGGACTTCTCTACACCCCACCAATTACCCTCAAAGACTTGTGCGACCCCTTTTCCCCCTTAGAATTAACCTATCGATTTTTATTAAGCGATCCGAGAATTACCACCCTCAGCATCGGTGCTGCTAATCCACAAGAACTCGCTCAACCTTTGAGTTTAGCAGACAAAGATTTTCCCCTCACATCATTAGAATTAGCAGCATTTGAACGCTTACAAAATCATCAAAATAAAGTTTTAGAAACCAGCAAATGCAGTCAGTGTTATGAATGCCTCCCTTGTCCGGAAAACATCAACATCCCGGAAGTATTGCGGTTGCGAAATTTAGCAGTTGGTTATGATATGAACGCTTATGGAAAATACCGCTATCAAATGTTTGAAAATGCCGGACATTGGTTTCCCGGAATGAAAGCTAACCGATGTACTGAATGCGGCGATTGTCTTCCCAAATGTCCGGAAAATCTCGATATTCCCGCACTCCTAGAAGACACTCACCAACGGCTAAAAGGAAGCAATGGTAGACGACTTTGGCAAGATTGA
- a CDS encoding alpha-2-macroglobulin: MQPISKIARTALQFVLALTLLLGMAGCNIFNIGGNQPLPTVAPLPLPQLPDWIEQISPLGEAEPLAQIRIRFKEPLIPVQSLDNPDQKNLLQKFEILPPLPGQFRFLTPRMVGFQADKALPKATRIKVTLKEGLADLNNHRLAQDLAWTFQTEPIKLTNLPKWKETPDSEPQPIDIKPNLKFTSNVELDLNSLKKHLTFAPEGKNQNLPLKVDLSKPKTETENQTPAENFNPATQEWNYIITPQRTLEKATSYRLEFASGILPARGNLPTETDIASEVKTYPPLAFEKLDFFGQPDVSGAYGRFVKGAAQLKFNNNLVAESAIENIKIDPQPKSTPRLVQIYDGEKFVNLNPWSLEPAKTYTITVGANLKDKFGQTLGKPVKLQYQTGDVAGDIWTPTDLHIFPSGKNLQLNISTVNLPESQYKAAYRVVEPTDLVFVDSAYPRDSKTDLLPPNNTWQTFRVSGRKNQPTNVAVPLRERLGGATGMLAYGIQARTNRYQENGQQKWREPTTYGMVQLTNLGVFAQWFPDSGLIRVNHLSDGSPAGNATVEIYESKLEAKTKEPVEPCAVSQTDGTGILLLNKQNFQGCMKSATGFNNPPSLLVIAREGKDWAFTRTNEYSGSYDYGIDAGWSSNQPESRGEIFSDRQLYQLGEKAWFTGEAYYLQNGAIKQDKNVDYQVQLRSPDGKETNLGTQKTNEFGTFSWQLPIDNNQPLGYYSVTAKGKTGAEIFGTFRVAEFKPPNFKIALNLDKEFALIGQDIEATATSNYLFGAPVESGKTNYYVTRSQTNFIPKGWEQFSFGRQWFWPEESPSVPSDVLQVKGVLDNQGKGKQIITVAKDLPYPMTYRVDVQVSDVSNLSVADSKTFTALPSNRLIGLQSNFVADVNKPFPIQVIVTDPTGKVMEGQKVRVELQQIKYSSVTQVVEGSLTPRDQVEYKTVAKTEVVSGNAPKSVSLTPTESGSYRIQANFTNAKDDLSATDFQIWATGNDLVSWGNRYQNNRLEIKLDKETYKPGETATLLIQSPYPEAELQFAVIRNKILYRTIQKVKGGAPQIQFQVTPDMVPNAAVEAVLVRQGKPLSQAENENLNELVRIGFAPFNTNLDDKYLKVEVTPQQPTLEPGTEETLQFKLSDNRGNPVKGQLTVMVVNESVLQLSGYRPPDLVKTVYAAQPISTRFNDNRPDVVLQTLSSPLEKGWGYGGGLSAGAANTRTRTDFQPAAYYNGSLLTDENGLAQITFKLPDDLTTWRVMVVATDGNLRFGNGDATFVTTKSLISNPVVPQFVRLGDRFDAGLSVTNNTQQKGNLAISGELSGGIQFTQNKTLQTQAESGTRAYRFPMVASSTGTSEVKFTTQLDNAADAFAVPLEVKSLQITEQVVETGVTTNQVKIPVKVDNNVANDTGGLEVQIASSLIPEITAPAKQVFDEDDLPFLEPAASQLLIAANLQILREKYQQSVANFNIQQQVTQALERLQKLQQPDGGFGSWPGDQTSDPFVSPYAAESIASASAAGLKVNPAMVNSLKSYLQKILADPGQYDFCKQTLCRNQVRLSALMALAKMGDKRNEFVADIYAQRNNFDAVTQIKLARYLSSLPEWQDEAKTLLNQIQETIYETGRTATVNLPQRWGWISSPTTAQAQALRLFISQDSQPEILDRLVQSLLSLRRNGIWPSTYDNAEALTALVEYAQLQPTPPNFTATVELAGKRLASTRLEGYRQPNFEVNLPIADLPRDRKDLVLKKSGQGTLHYLVSYRYRLEGNQPGRLNGLRVVREVRPANQDKVLRRIGLFAVDKPLSLGVGQVFDIGLEIVTDHPVDHVVITDYLPAGLEAVDNSFQTSTPYFQAQGDSWELDYKTIYRDRIIAYGDRLEAGVYSLHYLVRSVTPGKFVWPGAEARLQYTPEEFGRSASSELVISNQSK, translated from the coding sequence ATGCAACCCATTAGCAAGATTGCCAGAACTGCCCTCCAGTTCGTACTTGCACTCACACTCCTCCTGGGAATGGCAGGGTGTAATATATTCAACATTGGCGGTAACCAGCCACTCCCAACGGTTGCACCTCTACCCCTCCCTCAATTACCAGACTGGATAGAACAAATCAGTCCCCTTGGCGAAGCAGAACCGCTCGCCCAAATTCGCATCCGCTTCAAAGAACCACTAATTCCGGTTCAAAGTCTTGATAATCCTGACCAAAAAAACTTATTACAAAAATTTGAGATATTGCCCCCTTTACCCGGACAATTTCGCTTTTTAACTCCCCGTATGGTGGGATTTCAAGCCGATAAAGCCTTGCCAAAAGCTACCAGAATTAAAGTAACTCTCAAAGAAGGATTAGCCGATTTAAACAATCATCGTTTAGCGCAAGATTTAGCTTGGACTTTTCAAACCGAACCAATTAAATTAACCAATTTACCCAAGTGGAAAGAAACACCTGATTCCGAACCACAACCAATTGATATTAAACCAAATTTAAAATTTACATCTAATGTAGAACTCGATTTAAATTCATTAAAAAAACACTTAACTTTCGCACCAGAAGGTAAAAATCAAAATCTTCCTTTAAAAGTAGACTTATCCAAACCAAAAACCGAAACAGAGAACCAGACACCCGCCGAAAACTTCAACCCTGCCACCCAAGAATGGAACTATATCATCACGCCGCAACGCACATTAGAAAAAGCCACCAGTTATCGATTAGAATTTGCTTCCGGAATTCTGCCAGCGCGGGGAAATTTACCTACTGAAACAGATATTGCTAGCGAGGTGAAAACTTACCCACCCCTAGCATTTGAAAAATTAGATTTTTTCGGACAACCGGACGTAAGTGGCGCTTATGGACGTTTTGTAAAAGGTGCTGCCCAACTAAAATTTAATAACAACTTAGTAGCGGAATCGGCAATTGAAAATATTAAAATCGATCCCCAACCAAAATCCACACCTCGACTGGTGCAAATTTACGATGGAGAAAAATTTGTTAACCTCAATCCTTGGTCATTAGAACCAGCAAAAACTTATACAATTACCGTTGGTGCTAACCTTAAAGATAAATTCGGTCAAACATTAGGCAAACCAGTTAAATTACAATATCAAACTGGTGATGTCGCTGGAGATATCTGGACACCGACCGATTTACATATCTTCCCATCTGGTAAAAACTTACAATTAAATATTTCCACAGTTAATTTACCAGAATCTCAATACAAAGCAGCTTATCGGGTAGTAGAACCAACGGATTTAGTATTTGTTGATTCCGCTTATCCGAGAGATAGTAAAACCGATTTATTACCGCCGAATAATACTTGGCAAACGTTTAGAGTGTCGGGTCGAAAAAATCAACCTACTAATGTTGCCGTTCCTTTACGAGAAAGACTCGGTGGCGCGACAGGAATGTTAGCTTATGGCATTCAAGCACGTACCAATCGCTATCAAGAAAACGGGCAACAAAAATGGCGAGAACCTACTACTTATGGCATGGTGCAATTAACCAATTTGGGAGTATTTGCCCAGTGGTTTCCCGACTCTGGTTTAATTCGCGTCAATCATCTTTCTGATGGTTCCCCAGCCGGAAATGCAACTGTCGAAATTTACGAATCAAAATTAGAAGCAAAAACCAAAGAACCTGTCGAACCTTGCGCCGTTTCTCAAACCGATGGAACGGGTATTCTGTTGCTAAATAAGCAGAATTTCCAAGGATGTATGAAATCGGCAACGGGATTTAATAACCCGCCAAGTTTATTAGTAATTGCCCGTGAAGGTAAAGATTGGGCGTTTACTCGTACCAATGAGTATAGCGGTTCTTACGATTACGGAATTGATGCGGGATGGTCAAGCAATCAACCGGAATCGCGAGGAGAAATCTTTTCCGATAGGCAGCTTTATCAACTAGGAGAAAAAGCTTGGTTTACAGGAGAAGCTTACTATCTGCAAAATGGTGCAATCAAACAAGATAAAAATGTTGATTATCAGGTACAACTGAGAAGCCCTGATGGGAAAGAAACTAATTTAGGAACGCAAAAAACAAATGAATTTGGTACGTTTTCTTGGCAATTACCGATTGATAATAATCAACCTTTGGGTTATTACTCTGTAACTGCTAAAGGAAAAACCGGGGCGGAAATTTTCGGAACTTTCCGAGTAGCGGAATTCAAACCACCGAATTTTAAAATTGCCCTCAATTTGGATAAAGAATTTGCCTTGATTGGTCAAGATATAGAAGCGACAGCTACTAGCAACTATCTATTTGGTGCGCCCGTGGAAAGTGGCAAAACAAATTATTATGTTACTCGTTCCCAAACTAATTTTATACCGAAAGGTTGGGAACAATTTTCTTTTGGTAGGCAGTGGTTTTGGCCGGAAGAAAGCCCTAGCGTACCTAGTGATGTTTTGCAGGTTAAGGGTGTTTTAGATAATCAAGGTAAAGGCAAACAAATCATCACGGTAGCGAAGGATTTACCTTATCCGATGACTTATCGGGTAGACGTACAAGTTTCTGATGTTTCTAATTTATCGGTTGCTGATTCCAAAACATTTACCGCACTGCCAAGTAACCGTTTGATTGGGTTGCAAAGCAATTTTGTGGCAGATGTTAATAAACCTTTTCCGATTCAAGTCATCGTGACCGACCCTACAGGTAAAGTAATGGAAGGGCAGAAGGTGCGGGTGGAATTGCAACAGATAAAATATAGCAGCGTCACCCAAGTAGTAGAAGGGAGTTTAACGCCGCGAGATCAAGTAGAATATAAAACTGTTGCGAAAACGGAAGTGGTTTCTGGTAACGCACCGAAGTCAGTTTCTCTCACTCCTACCGAATCGGGTTCTTATCGAATTCAGGCAAACTTTACGAATGCGAAAGATGATTTAAGTGCTACTGATTTTCAGATTTGGGCAACTGGAAATGATTTAGTTAGTTGGGGTAATCGATATCAAAATAATCGATTGGAAATTAAACTGGATAAGGAAACTTACAAACCGGGTGAAACTGCTACTTTACTGATTCAATCTCCTTATCCGGAAGCGGAATTACAGTTTGCCGTGATTCGCAACAAAATTCTCTACCGCACGATTCAAAAAGTAAAAGGTGGTGCGCCGCAAATTCAGTTTCAAGTTACTCCTGATATGGTGCCTAACGCAGCAGTAGAAGCGGTACTGGTGCGTCAGGGAAAACCTTTATCGCAAGCCGAAAATGAAAATTTGAATGAGTTGGTACGAATTGGTTTTGCACCTTTCAATACTAATTTGGATGATAAATATTTGAAGGTAGAAGTTACACCTCAACAACCTACTTTGGAACCGGGTACGGAAGAGACTTTGCAATTCAAACTTTCTGATAATCGGGGAAATCCGGTGAAGGGACAGTTGACGGTAATGGTAGTTAACGAATCGGTGTTGCAATTAAGTGGTTATCGTCCGCCTGATTTGGTGAAAACTGTTTATGCAGCGCAACCGATTTCTACTCGTTTTAACGATAATCGTCCTGATGTGGTGTTGCAAACTTTATCTTCTCCTTTAGAAAAAGGTTGGGGTTATGGTGGTGGATTATCCGCAGGCGCTGCAAATACTCGCACTAGGACTGATTTTCAACCTGCTGCTTATTACAATGGTTCGCTGTTAACTGATGAAAACGGATTAGCGCAAATCACTTTTAAATTACCCGATGATTTGACTACTTGGCGGGTGATGGTGGTGGCGACTGATGGTAATTTGCGATTTGGTAACGGTGACGCTACTTTCGTGACTACTAAATCGCTGATTTCTAATCCTGTTGTACCGCAATTCGTGCGATTAGGCGATCGCTTTGATGCTGGTTTGTCGGTAACAAATAATACTCAGCAAAAAGGTAACCTGGCTATTTCAGGAGAACTCAGCGGCGGTATCCAATTTACTCAAAACAAAACCCTGCAAACTCAAGCAGAATCCGGTACTCGCGCTTACCGCTTCCCGATGGTGGCTAGTAGCACTGGCACAAGCGAGGTAAAATTTACAACTCAGTTAGATAATGCTGCCGATGCTTTTGCCGTTCCTCTAGAAGTAAAATCTTTACAAATTACCGAACAAGTTGTGGAAACTGGCGTCACGACTAACCAAGTCAAGATTCCGGTCAAAGTCGATAACAACGTGGCTAATGATACTGGTGGTTTAGAAGTGCAAATTGCTAGCAGTTTGATTCCCGAAATTACCGCACCTGCCAAACAGGTTTTTGATGAAGATGATTTGCCTTTCCTGGAACCTGCTGCCAGTCAATTATTGATTGCAGCTAACTTGCAAATTTTGAGGGAAAAATATCAGCAAAGTGTTGCTAATTTCAATATCCAACAACAAGTTACTCAAGCTTTAGAACGGCTGCAAAAATTGCAACAACCTGATGGTGGTTTTGGCAGTTGGCCGGGAGACCAGACTTCCGATCCGTTTGTTTCTCCTTATGCCGCAGAAAGTATTGCTAGTGCGTCTGCCGCCGGACTGAAAGTTAATCCGGCAATGGTAAATAGCTTGAAGTCTTATTTACAGAAAATTCTGGCAGACCCCGGTCAATATGATTTTTGCAAACAAACACTTTGCAGAAATCAAGTGCGATTGTCTGCGTTAATGGCTTTAGCAAAAATGGGAGATAAACGCAATGAGTTTGTGGCAGATATTTACGCACAGCGCAATAATTTTGATGCGGTAACTCAGATTAAGTTAGCGCGTTATTTGTCTTCGTTACCTGAATGGCAAGATGAAGCGAAAACTTTACTTAATCAAATTCAAGAAACGATTTATGAAACTGGTCGCACTGCAACGGTAAATTTACCGCAGCGTTGGGGTTGGATTAGTTCGCCAACTACTGCACAAGCACAAGCTTTGCGGTTGTTTATTTCCCAAGACAGTCAACCGGAAATTTTAGATCGGTTAGTGCAAAGTCTGTTATCTTTGCGAAGAAATGGCATTTGGCCTAGCACTTATGATAATGCAGAAGCGCTGACTGCTTTGGTGGAATACGCGCAGTTGCAACCGACGCCACCGAATTTTACGGCGACGGTAGAACTGGCGGGTAAACGGTTAGCATCAACGCGATTGGAAGGTTATCGCCAACCTAATTTTGAAGTGAATTTACCAATTGCAGATTTACCTCGCGATCGAAAAGATTTGGTCTTGAAAAAATCCGGTCAAGGTACCCTGCACTATTTGGTAAGTTATCGCTATCGCTTAGAAGGGAATCAACCGGGTAGGCTGAATGGATTGCGGGTAGTGCGAGAAGTTCGTCCGGCGAATCAGGATAAAGTACTACGTCGAATTGGACTTTTTGCGGTTGACAAACCTTTGAGTTTAGGAGTTGGTCAAGTGTTTGATATTGGTCTGGAAATCGTGACAGATCATCCAGTGGATCATGTGGTTATTACAGATTATTTACCTGCGGGATTAGAAGCGGTGGATAATAGTTTTCAGACATCTACGCCGTACTTCCAAGCGCAAGGAGATAGCTGGGAATTAGACTATAAAACGATATACCGCGATCGCATTATCGCTTATGGCGATCGCTTAGAAGCAGGAGTCTACAGCCTGCACTACTTAGTTCGGTCTGTCACTCCTGGAAAATTTGTTTGGCCTGGTGCAGAAGCTCGCTTACAATATACTCCAGAGGAATTTGGCCGATCGGCCTCTTCCGAGTTAGTTATATCAAATCAATCAAAGTAA
- a CDS encoding bifunctional nuclease family protein, producing MIEMKVAGIALDAVTRSPIVLLKDSTDRRALPIYIGQDQAKSIIGALENQTPPRPLTHDLIVNMFDAWGMTLERIVIHSLQDNTFYAILTLRHGEVKKDIDARPSDAIAIALRTRSPIWVMEEVVADASIPVDREADEAERQAFREFVDKIRPEDFTKRKGFSNGEA from the coding sequence ATGATTGAAATGAAAGTCGCTGGAATTGCACTCGATGCAGTCACGCGCAGTCCAATTGTGCTTCTCAAAGACTCGACAGACAGACGCGCTTTGCCGATTTACATAGGTCAAGATCAAGCCAAATCAATTATTGGTGCTTTGGAAAACCAAACGCCTCCTCGTCCTCTCACCCACGATCTAATCGTGAATATGTTTGACGCCTGGGGAATGACTCTGGAACGAATCGTCATCCATTCGTTACAAGATAATACGTTTTATGCGATTCTAACCCTGCGCCACGGCGAGGTAAAAAAAGATATTGATGCTCGACCTAGTGATGCGATCGCAATCGCCCTCCGTACCCGTAGCCCGATTTGGGTGATGGAAGAAGTAGTTGCTGACGCTTCCATTCCTGTCGATCGAGAAGCTGATGAAGCTGAAAGACAAGCCTTTCGAGAATTCGTCGATAAAATCAGACCAGAAGATTTTACCAAACGAAAAGGCTTTAGTAACGGAGAAGCATAA
- a CDS encoding aldo/keto reductase, producing the protein MRTLELPSGQLIPVLGMGTWQMGENAKNRQSEINALRHGIDVGLSLIDTAEMYGEGGAEEVISQAIASRRGSVFLVSKVYPHNASKQGTIASGSARSAIAACDRSLKRLKTDYLDLYLLHWRGSIPLAETLEAFQTLQQAGKIRSYGVSNFDVEDMKEVSQLKGGNAVATNQVLYNLMRRGIEWNLLPWCREHRIPIMAYSPIEQGRLLNNRTLNTLARQRGVTAAQIALAWVLHQENVIAIPKSSRIEHIEQNYAALNLELSADELAALDTAFPPPTKPVSLQML; encoded by the coding sequence ATGCGAACTCTTGAATTACCTTCTGGACAACTAATTCCCGTGCTTGGTATGGGTACTTGGCAGATGGGAGAAAATGCTAAAAATCGACAAAGCGAAATTAATGCCTTGCGTCATGGAATTGATGTAGGTTTATCTTTGATCGATACTGCTGAAATGTATGGGGAAGGCGGCGCAGAAGAAGTGATTTCGCAAGCAATAGCTTCTCGTCGTGGGTCTGTCTTTTTAGTCAGCAAAGTTTACCCTCATAATGCCTCAAAACAAGGTACGATTGCCTCCGGCAGTGCGCGTAGCGCAATCGCAGCCTGCGATCGCAGTCTCAAACGATTGAAAACAGACTACCTCGACCTTTACCTATTGCACTGGCGCGGTTCTATCCCGTTGGCAGAAACGTTAGAAGCATTTCAAACTCTGCAACAAGCTGGCAAAATTCGCAGTTATGGGGTGAGTAATTTTGATGTGGAAGATATGAAAGAAGTCAGCCAATTGAAGGGAGGAAACGCGGTCGCAACTAATCAAGTCCTCTATAATTTGATGCGTCGAGGAATTGAATGGAATTTACTACCTTGGTGTCGAGAACATCGCATTCCAATTATGGCATATTCTCCCATCGAACAAGGTCGCTTGCTCAACAACCGCACGCTCAATACTCTAGCACGACAACGGGGAGTTACTGCCGCTCAAATAGCTTTAGCTTGGGTTTTACATCAAGAAAATGTAATTGCGATTCCTAAATCTAGTCGAATCGAGCATATAGAACAGAATTATGCGGCTTTGAATTTGGAATTGAGTGCTGATGAATTGGCTGCTTTGGATACTGCGTTTCCACCACCAACTAAACCCGTTTCTTTGCAGATGTTGTAA